A portion of the Glycine max cultivar Williams 82 chromosome 10, Glycine_max_v4.0, whole genome shotgun sequence genome contains these proteins:
- the LOC100778269 gene encoding probable receptor-like protein kinase At5g18500: MGADLKAELSGKTFVFGLKVWQIIGIAVGLFIVVILCVLPFCLNSRKKTRRARNRVPATHIPPVSKEITEVRVEQVPANGFVPREGILLTIHDKSSDKESDKVMLHLGVGKKKHGDSGSHHSDSFHYLDGGGSQSGEEISSGTVGIYMPSSSHPITAPSPLSGLPEFSHLGWGHWFTLRDLELATNRFSKENVIGEGGYGVVYRGQLINGTPVAVKKILNNIGQAEKEFRVEVEAIGHVRHKNLVRLLGYCIEGTHRMLVYEYVNNGNLEQWLHGAMRHHGYLTWEARIKILLGTAKGLAYLHEAIEPKVVHRDIKSSNILIDDDFNAKVSDFGLAKLLGSGKSHVATRVMGTFGYVAPEYANTGLLNEKSDVYSFGVVLLEAITGRDPVDYGRPAQEVNMVDWLKTMVGNRRSEEVVDPNIEVKPSTRVLKRTLLTALRCVDPDSEKRPKMGQVVRILESEEYPLAREDRRHRRNRGVNSEIESHKDNSDTDGSDIQGSRSESGR, from the exons ATGGGTGCTGATCTTAAAGCTGAATTGTCCGGGaaaacttttgtttttggtcTTAAGGTTTGGCAAATAATTGGAATTGCAGTTGGATTGTTTATTGTTGTCATCCTCTGTGTGCTCCCATTTTGCCTTAATTCAAGGAAGAAAACTAGAAGAGCCAGGAACAGGGTTCCTGCTACTCATATTCCTCCTGTCTCGAAGGAAATCACGGAAGTGCGGGTTGAGCAAGTGCCCGCGAATGGATTCGTTCCTCGCGAAGGAATACTTCTTACCATTCATGATAAGTCCAGTGACAAGGAATCAGACAAGGTTATGCTTCATTTAGGTGTTGGGAAGAAGAAGCATGGGGATAGTGGCAGTCATCACTCGGATTCGTTTCATTACTTGGATGGAGGTGGGTCACAATCAGGAGAAGAAATTAGCTCTGGCACGGTTGGAATTTACATGCCCTCTTCGTCACACCCTATAACAGCTCCTTCACCACTCTCAGGCCTTCCAGAATTCTCTCACTTGGGTTGGGGTCACTGGTTTACACTGAGGGATCTTGAACTTGCCACGAAccgtttttcaaaagaaaatgtgaTTGGTGAGGGTGGGTATGGAGTTGTTTACCGGGGACAGTTGATTAATGGGACTCCAGTGGCAGTTAAAAAGATACTCAATAACAT TGGTCAAGCTGAGAAAGAATTTAGAGTGGAAGTTGAAGCTATTGGCCATGTCCGACATAAAAACTTGGTTCGACTTTTGGGTTACTGCATTGAGGGGACTCACAG GATGTTGGTCTATGAGTATGTCAATAATGGAAACTTAGAGCAATGGCTTCATGGAGCTATGCGACATCATGGATATCTTACCTGGGAAGCACGTATCAAGATTCTCCTTGGCACAGCTAAGGG GCTTGCATATTTGCATGAAGCGATCGAGCCAAAGGTGGTACACCGAGATATCAAGTCAAGCAACATATTAATTGATGATGACTTCAATGCCAAGGTTTCTGATTTTGGCCTGGCCAAGTTACTGGGTTCTGGGAAGAGTCATGTTGCAACACGAGTTATGGGAACCTTTGG ATATGTGGCTCCTGAATATGCAAATACTGGTCTTCTAAATGAAAAAAGTGATGTTTATAGCTTTGGTGTTGTGCTATTGGAAGCAATAACTGGAAGAGATCCAGTTGACTATGGTCGTCCAGCACAGGAA GTTAATATGGTTGATTGGCTGAAGACAATGGTTGGAAACAGGCGATCAGAAGAAGTGGTGGACCCAAACATTGAGGTGAAGCCATCTACCAGAGTTTTGAAAAGGACGCTCTTAACGGCTTTAAGATGTGTAGATCCAGATTCCGAGAAAAGACCCAAGATGGGCCAAGTTGTGCGTATACTTGAGTCAGAGGAGTACCCTTTAGCAAGAGAG GACCGTAGGCACAGAAGAAATCGTGGGGTTAACTCAGAAATTGAATCCCATAAGGATAATTCTGACACAGATGGAAGTGACATTCAGGGCTCTAGATCAGAAAGCGGAAGGTAA
- the LOC100778809 gene encoding S-adenosylmethionine synthase 1: MDTFLFTSESVNEGHPDKLCDQISDAVLDACLEQDPESKVACETCTKTNLVMVFGEITTKANIDYEKIVRDTCRSIGFVSGDVGLDADKCKVLVYLEQQSPDIAQGVHGHLTKRPEDIGAGDQGHMFGYATDETPELMPLSHVLATKLGMQLTEVRKNEICPWLRPDGKTQVTVEYANDHGAMVPVRVHTVLISTQHDETVTNDEIAADLKEHVIKPVIPEKYLDEETIFHLNPSGRFVIGGPHGDAGLTGRKIIVDTYGGWGAHGGGAFSGKDPTKVDRSGAYIARQAAKSIVANGLARRCIVQISYAIGVPEPLSVFVDTFGTGKIPDKDILKLVKEKFDFRPGIISINLDLKRGASGRFLKTAAYGHFGRDDPDFTWEVVKPLKWE, encoded by the coding sequence ATGGATACCTTCCTGTTCACTTCTGAGTCGGTGAACGAGGGTCATCCCGACAAGCTGTGTGATCAGATATCTGATGCAGTGCTCGATGCCTGCCTGGAGCAAGACCCTGAAAGCAAGGTTGCCTGTGAGACATGCACCAAGACCAACTTGGTCATGGTATTTGGAGAGATCACCACAAAAGCCAATATAGACTATGAGAAGATTGTGCGCGATACGTGCCGTTCTATAGGATTTGTGTCTGGTGATGTTGGCCTTGATGCTGACAAGTGCAAGGTATTGGTGTACCTTGAGCAGCAAAGTCCTGACATAGCACAAGGAGTCCATGGCCACCTCACCAAGCGACCAGAAGACATAGGAGCTGGCGATCAGGGTCACATGTTTGGCTACGCCACAGATGAAACACCTGAGCTTATGCCTCTCAGCCATGTCCTTGCAACCAAGCTTGGCATGCAGCTCACTGAAGTGCGCAAGAATGAGATCTGTCCTTGGTTAAGACCTGATGGAAAAACTCAAGTCACTGTTGAGTATGCTAATGATCATGGTGCAATGGTCCCGGTGCGCGTCCATACTGTTCTCATATCCACTCAACATGATGAAACCGTTACCAATGATGAGATAGCAGCAGACCTGAAAGAGCATGTTATCAAGCCTGTTATTCCTGAGAAGTACTTGGATGAGGAGACAATTTTCCATCTCAACCCATCTGGGCGTTTTGTGATTGGTGGTCCTCATGGCGATGCTGGTCTCACGGGTCGCAAAATCATTGTCGACACATATGGTGGTTGGGGAGCTCATGGTGGTGGGGCCTTCTCAGGGAAGGACCCTACCAAGGTGGACAGGAGTGGAGCCTACATTGCTAGACAGGCTGCCAAGAGCATTGTGGCCAATGGACTTGCCAGAAGGTGCATTGTGCAGATATCATATGCAATTGGTGTTCCTGAGCCATTATCAGTGTTTGTTGACACTTTTGGCACTGGAAAGATTCCTGACAAGGACATTCTCAAGCTTGTCAAGGAAAAATTTGATTTCAGGCCAGGGATAATTTCCATTAACTTGGACCTTAAGAGGGGTGCAAGTGGCAGGTTCTTGAAGACTGCTGCTTATGGCCACTTTGGAAGAGATGACCCAGACTTCACATGGGAGGTGGTCAAGCCTCTAAAGTGGGAATAA